From the genome of Capsicum annuum cultivar UCD-10X-F1 chromosome 4, UCD10Xv1.1, whole genome shotgun sequence:
CGTACATTTTCGACTCCAAATTCATGCAAGCAACAAAAACTGATACTTGAGCTTCATGAATTGTTTGATTCTTCTTAGTATAAAACTATCTTATTCTGCAACTTAATAAGATACAATCACAGAGCCTTAAAGCTTTACTGTAACAGTAGGAGTCAACTACACAACTACATAGTAGGTGcagttttgattttttatattgtttttcTCCACACTTACCCTTTCAAAAGTACTTATTACCCATTAAAAATAAGGAATGAAACTTTGAGGGGAATCTCAAACTTAAAGAACTAATATATCAAGTTAATTGATCTAAATTAACTTCCTACGCATAGATATCATGATAGGGAGATGCTTCTGGGTATGAGTTACTTTTTCTGTTAATAATCACTAGCAACGCATCCTACCGGGCACTGGCTTTTGCAATTTTACCAAATACAAGAgcagaaagaaaagaaaccaagTGCGCATAAGGTAAAAGCTGTTGCACTAATAAAACTTAATGACAGAAAGAAAGAACTGCTCGTTTAAAGTAGGTTttgagaaagaaaatgaaaattaaaaacatGGAGAAATATCTACATATGACCCTGCGGTCGGCCCTTCCCCGGATCCTGCGCATGGTGAAAGCTTTAATGCAATTGATCATAATATGTACCCTAGATTTGGAGAGAGAGCACGGTATTTAAAGGCCTTTTGGGTAATATACCCTCCTAAAATTTCTAGTTTATGTTTCATGTTTGTTTAGCTCTTCATCATACATTGATGTTACTACTGTATACAGTACTTCTGTCTTCacatcatatttatcaaaagGCCATAAGATTTCGCAAAATCTCAGTCTACATGTCTAGAAATGATATGGGACATGATATATAACCATCGTTATACTCACCATCGATATCCAATCTACAAATGATTTGGCAGACCAAAGAGACCCCACTCACATTTAATATTGCAATTCTCTTTTTTCCTTGCATCTATTGTTTGTTTCCAGAGTACCAATATTATTGTTGAGTGAAATCTGCTCTATTCGCCCCTTCCTATCTAAAGTTGCACGGAATCTTCACTTTTAATGCCACACtcatgtcggattctccaaaaatacactagttaTGGAGTATCTGACACGCCCGTTGATAATTTtggagagtctgagcaacataaaTTTCTATACACTATCTAACTTTTTACTCCACAAACAAAGCTAAAACAGTATCACATGAAAAGGTTTTATATTCATGAGAACAAATTATGGTGGTGTCACTAAACAAATGGGACAGAGCAGAAGAGAGAAGCTCCTTAAGAAGACAAGATATCTGGGATAAGAGTTGGAGTTATCCAGATATAACAGAATCTACTTTATCAACACTACCTAGTTGACAAAAAAAGAACTTAGCTAAATACAAGTGAGGCATGGTTCTATAGGTCAGCTTTCCTCATGGCCTAAATGACAAATCAAACAACAATTATTATCCATAGTGCAAAGGATCATTTTCTTCAGGACTCATAGTGATGGTAATTATTCCCTATAGATACTTTGATTCAGCCTGATAATGATCAAATACATTAGTCGGAAATGTTAATCTCCTGATCATCCATTTCCCATCTCACCTCCCCAAATCTACACAGCTGTATAACGAATCACACTTGAATATGTTGAATTCGGACTTAAGTTGAACGATTATAGCCTAAAAGGACAGTGATGTGGCACATTGTAAACAGCCTAAATCCTAATTATGTTTGTAGATGAGTTGAGACTCAATAGACAATTGGCCTATGATGTTAGGTCCTCTCTACAACTATACACCAACCTTCCTTCCCCATTTTGTTGAGCTATTCTCAAAGAGATCCTGGTAATTGATGGAAGTGAGAGTTGATCTCAGTTTTAAgcaaaaacaacatacccagtataatcccacaagtggggtctaggtAGGGTATAGTTTATGCAAACCTTACTCTTACCTTGTCAGGTAAAGAGGCTATTTCgaaaagaccctcggctcaaaaaAGCAACAACATACCATTTATGAAGACATAAGCTGATCTCAGCTTCAGCTTTACCAAGAGACCAATATATGACTAAAACAAAGAGTAATTACTTCATTCCTCACCTATCATCTTTCCAAAACAGAGACTAATTACTTCACCCCTCACCCATCATCTTCCCTGCTCTTGTACTTCACAATCCCAATTATCATAACTCATGTATGTCAGCACTGCAAGTCTTTTAATTATTGGTCCATCTCTGAactcaaattaatattttgaaacaccaatttCGAACCTTTtagttaaaatttcaaaattctgtATGAAACTATAGATTACTCCATACAACCCATCAAACATTTCAGTGATGCAAGTAAATAAATAGCAAGCAACTCATGGTCAAATAGAAGGAAGAATTACCAGCAAAAGAAGATGTCTATTTTCTGGCAACACCAAGGTaaatgataaaatcaaagagaaatcaAACTACTAAAATTAATGTAAGATTGAGCAAAAAATTAAGAGGAGGAAAAAGAAAACTCACCAGGAAGAGAGGCATGGAAGGAAAGAGATGAAACTTGTTACTTTCATACAGAGAGAAGAAGGGCAAAAGGTGGAGGGGAATCTAAACCACGTGTGGTGCTTCAAGTTGGACAGCTGAAGCTGGAAGTCTCAACGTAGCAGTTGAGCAATGAAGATGGAATTTCCAAATTATTCCTTAACAAATGCATAATACCGAAAACATCCTTGGTAGTCCAAAGGAGTTTCACTTATTAATAGTAGAAATATACTTTGCTCATACAAGGAGCACAAAAAAATTGAGACAGgagtaaataataattttctcGTTAGATCACAATGGTATATTTGACACAAGACATAAATATCACAAACCAACCTGATATCCGCTGAGAAAATTAGGCAAAATAAACAAAGGTTCAATATATAAATTAGATCAAACGATAAGCTCCCTTAGAAATACAATCATAATCCGAAAACTAACACATTATTTCCATAAAAACTTAGTTTCACAGTATTACCAACTCAATATGTGGGGGTACTTCACTTTCAAGCTGGAGCTTAGCAAAATTTCTTGCTATttccccctcttgaatttcagagggggtcaaagtgaccagatCTTGACACCAGGGATCAACAATGATTTTCTCAAGTGCAGTAGCATTTTCCAGAAAGTATCTAACAAGTTCAAGTTCACTCATACGGCCATAATATCCAAGCAACTTGAGCACTTTGAGGTGATGGTGCGGACATCTAACAGCCTTAATACACTCTCTTTTTGACCTCTGGGGTTGCATCCAAAACACCTGCACACCAATAAGAAAATTGAGCCCACACTTAAACTCAAGACGACAAATATGTGTAGTATATAATAAATGATTAGAAGAATCAAATCACTAGGCTGAATATCGAGGAAAAAACAACTCCCGAATGTGCCTCACTGGTACATTATGTACTAGATCTCTGGTTACAAGGCCAGCAACCTATTTGATAGAATCCATGCATAcaacttttattttgattatgtagTAAACATCCAATTGTTTCATTATGAGAAGCAAggattttatcaaataaaaggcTGCAGACCTTTTGAGACAAATTTAATTGGTGACCAAGAATTTACCAGCAAGACTGCTGATTTCATCAGCAAAGGATTGACTTTGACTACTAGGAAACTACTTGCTACCCAAGTCTATTGAGCAATATTAATACAAGAATCTACAACAGCtattaattacaaaaattaaggaaaatcaaaaaataaaaattacacatTTGTTGTTATAGATCTAGTCATAGAGAGGTACCCATGCGACCATATGTCAAATCGGGACCCTGGGAGATGCCTATATATAGGAGAGCAAAATAATCTATTAAGACTTACCTATGACTTGAATGCGCCCTTTCTTAATCACCTTAATTGTAACCATGAACAAAATGCTCTACGCTGTGGCTATGTCCAGAAAAAGGGTCAACTTTACTCCCCAAAGAGAGCATGTCATCATAATCCTAACATAAGACCTCTACCTTATGATGTCTCTGAATCACTACCTCCATTGCTAGAAAATacttcctccatcccattttGTGACACTCTTTGACTTGGCACAATGTTTAAGATAAAAAGgaacttttgaaacttgtggtctaTAACTATCATTAGATACTTGTGTGgttataaatcatttcattaaaggTAAAAagggatatttttttataataagacGAAATTCTTTTTGGgacaaactaaaaaggaaagtatgtCGCATAAAATGGATCGGACGGAGTACCATTATTCAAATCCACATTCCTCGAGTAATTTGGTTGTGATACCAACTCCCAACAATCCTCCCCTATCCCATGTTTCACTTTATCTCCAAAACATCATGCAAGCCCTAATCTCCACTACCTTAATTTATTCGATCCACTCATCCTTCATAGGCCTATACACTTCCAACTTACATCTCAAATTTCTAGCTGGTTAGTTTTCTACTGAAACTGGTTTATAAATTAAGGACAAGTTGGTAGTACAGTCTTAGTTTTATGAAAAGTCGGACAGCACCCTAGTCATTATCCAGTATTTGGATAGAGacattaaaatttctatttttcccAAGTATAAAGGAATGAAAATCTTGACGATAAAGGATCACAGTCAGCGATCAAGTCGCTGGCAGAATCAGTGATGCCAATGAAATGCCAAAATCAAAATTGCATTGTGGAGTCAATCCATCATATCAAACAAGTTACTGTTAGATCCCAATGCATTCAGAAAGAGAAACACATGTCGACACATCTGTCCACAACCTATTGAAGAGTGGACACTCACATAAGCGTGGCATAGTAAAACAGTTAGAAATAACGATGCCTGTTAAGCAACACATGCTCACGCCAGCTAGTCCTAAACTATTCTACCCAAGATTGGTGATGTAACTGCATTAAAGTTTTGTAGCTCAAGCAACACAAATTTCTTGAACCAGAACTCGAAATTATCAAATCAAACTTGATACTTACCTTCACCTCAAATTCCTCCAAGTGTGGAGCAGCCCTCGTGGCATCTGTGCAACCTAAGACACTCGCGTCGGACCATGCCAACACAGATACCACAAATTTCTTGAGCTTAGGAAGTTCAGGAACCCTGTAATGCTCCAAATACGCCTGGGGAATATTAAATACACACCAATTAGTACCAGCAAAGTAAAGGTAGGCAGACATTTTGTAATGTatcctttgtttatttttttgattcACTTGCTTTGTAAAAGAAAGTTGCTGCCAAATACTTTTGAAGATTATTGTTTAGACTAGTCAAGCAAAGTTGCTATTTGTCAAACAAAGTTGCTATCAAAAATTTTGTTGTAAATTTCTTCCATTCACATGCAAATGTTGAAATTTACATCTTCCATTTTCATTATGGATAACATCAACAAGTTCATTTATATCTCTATAAATAGGGACTTTTTTTCTCATTCGTAACATATCAATTTTCAAGAGTTCTCTTTCATTCTCTTGTATTTATTCTCCCTTCCTATTAGAGTATTAAGTTAGAGAGTGGGTGTTGGGAAACACTTTTGTGAGCCTTTTCTTTTGGAGTGATCTTGTGAGGTTCTTCTCTTGGGATATTTTGGTTAATTAGAGTGACTACTCTAATTTTGTAATCTCTATTGTACTCTAGTTGATATTGTGAAATTATTCCTCTCCACTCGTGGACGTAAATCAAACTGATCGAACCACGTTAAATGTGTgtctcctttaattttttttaattaccattATTATCAacttgtcattgtctttattattgtcattataacATTTTTTTGGCTAAATTCCGCAATAACCGGGTTCTCGATCCtaacaaattagtattagagccgaATCCAACCAGGTTAGTTTAGTAGCCAAAATGACTATAGCAAAGACTTATGTTGAAAAATTTGATTGAAGTGCAAACTTCGGGATGTGGAAATTAAAGATGGAAGCTATCCTAATTCAGGATGGCTTACATATGGCACTGGAAGGAAAGGAGATGAAGCTAGAAAATATGACAGACGAAGAATTTGCCGTCATAGACAAAAAGGTAAAATCAAGTATCATTCTAAATCTCTCAAATGAGGTTTTGCATGAAGTATCTGCGAAAACCACAACAAAAGGCATGTGGGAAAAACTAAAATCCTTGTATATGAAGAGGACAGTGGAAAATCGACTTTACCTAAAGCAAAAGCTTTACACATTTCGTATGGTTGAATGTACCTTTATACTCTCACATCTTGATGTTTTTGATTCTATTCTTATGGATTTGAGTAATATAGACGCTGAAGTTAATGATGAAGATCAAGTCGTCTTATTACTTATTTCCTTACCCCAATCATTTAAGCATATTAGAGATACTATGCTTTATGGAAAGGATAATATCTCttacaaagaaatcaaatctatcTTAAAAACAAAGGAACAGATTGATAGAGATATTACTGGGGAAAGTAGCGCAATCCATGGGGAAAGATTATCTATAAGAGGTAGATCTAATAAGAAAGAATCAAATAGTGAGAGGCCTAAATCAAGGTCAAAGTCTAAATCCAAAAATGTTGTGTGCAAATACTGTCATAAGAAAGGTCATATTGTTTCTGAATGCTATAAgttgaaaaacaaagaaaagcataagaaaaacaaaatgagcACCAAAATGATGACTCTGTCGAAGCAAATGTAGCTGCTGATGAGTCCGAGGGAACAATATTCTTAGCAactaataatagttttaaatctAACGATGAGTGGATTTTGGATTCAGGTTCTTCTTATCATGTGTGTCCCAATAGGGATTTGTTTACCACATTCGAATCTGTTGGAGGTGGAGTTGTCTTGATGGACAACAATACTCCATGCAAAGTTCTTGGTAAAGGTACAATCTGAATTAGAATGCACGATGGTGTGGTGAGAACTCTCACCAATGTTAGATATGTTCCTGACTTGAAGAAAAATCTTATTTCATTGGGTACTCTAGAATCTCTTGGGTGTAAATACACAGGTGAAGGTGGAGTTTTGAAAGTCTCTCTAGGTGCTGTTGTGATCATGAAAGCACACAGATTAGGTACATTGTACACTTTATGGGATCCACTATTACAGGTGTTGCTGTAGTTTCCACTTCAAATCAATCTGATCCCGACATCATCAAATTGTGGCATATATGATTGGGGCATTTGAGTGAAAAAAGTCTTTCCATCCTCAGCAAAAGAGGTCTACTGTGTGgacaaagtataaaaaaaaagtgagtttTGCGAACACTGTGTGTTTGGAAAGTAGAAAAGAGTTAGGTTCAATAACTAGCAGTTCATCGAACAAAAGGTACCTTGGACTACATTCATTCAAATCTTTGGGGTCTTTCTCGTACCCTATAAAAGGTGGTGCCAGGTATATGTTAACTATCATTGATGATTATTCAAAGAGGGTTTGGGTTTATTTCCTAAAAAACAAAAGTGATGTTTTCTTAACTTTCAAAGAATGGAAAGTTTTGATTGAAAAGCAAACAGAAAAACAGGTCAAACGGCTTAGAATTTTGTTATGACGAGTtcaatgaattttgcaaaaatGAAGGAATTGCTTTACATTGACTGTAAAGAtaacacctcaacaaaatggtgtagcagaaAAGATGAACAAAACTCTTTTGGAAAGATCCCGTTGTATGATTTCAAATGCTGGATTGACAATTACTTTTTGGGCAGAGGCTATCTTTACAGCTTGTTATATTATCAACCGTGCTCCTTCTGCATCTTTGAAATTCAAGACTCCAGAGAAAATATGGTCAGGTACACCTGCTAATTATTCTGACTTAAAAAGTTTTTGGTTGTCCTGCATACATGCATGTAAATGATGGAAAATTAGAGCCAAGGGCTAAAAAATGTATTTTCCTTGGATATACATATGGGGTGAAAGGATACAGACTTTGGTGCCCTGATCCCAAGTcaccaaaatttataattagcaGAGATGTaaccttttatgaatcctccatgtTACATTccagaaaagagttgtaacgccttgaagtttttcttagctaaattttatccctaaaatatcaagcattggatTCTAGagtgatttatacttatttttctgtgtaatcccttagatttcaaattttcattacgtagatgactgaataagatttccgtcgatataagattcgtccaaaacggacactcggtgaagaagttatggctattttatgtgatAGTCGTAACACATCTTCATTCTAGTGTTTAGCGCACCGCGGAGAGGGTTTAATTAGTAATTGTAAAATTCCAGTGGGAcatcgcgatagtggcgcatcacgaaGGATCCCAATTTCCCACTCGTCAATTTTTAgagagccaccgcgatagtggcgcgtcgcggtggtccataaaattgggttcccagtttaattttttccaGCTTCGTTCAGAAGTTAATAAGGGTAATTTGGACTTTTTCTAAGCCTCATAAAGTGTCCAAACAGTAGATTAAGACCTCTATAAGCAGaatatatgacattctcaagattttcctcaaaataaaaaccctcgttcatatacttctcctccaagaaacttaagattcaaccgtgagttttcaaaattgactgaagatttggaatcctcaaaccgtaggcttcaaggatcatcccttATTCTtcgtaatcgaggtacgtggggtttatccaaaaaaaaaactacatgggcttgaaattgttaaagcatgatttaaaggttttgatgcatgtattttatggagGTTGTTGATCTAGTAgcataccagctaaaggatgtagcgaaccaatggtacaatgagtgggaagatgcaaagggtgacagtgctgagcccacagtttaggACGAGTtcgtggaagcttttcttgaccgattctttcctttagagctgagggaagctaaagtggaggagttcatgaaccttaagcagggtaagatgagtgttcaagagtatactttaaagtttaaccagCTGGCCTATGATGCTCCTGAGATGACAAGTAATATAAGGGCccaaatgaggaagtttacttttggCCTTTCAAatgatctggtgcttgagtgTCAGGGAGCTATGCTGAACAAGGATATAGACTTTGCTAGACTGTCAGCCCACATACAGTAAgttgaggagaagaaaaagaagatagccaaatctagggaaaaggacaggcaggcaaagagagccagaacGATAGACTAGAGTCATAGTTAGCAACAGAGCAGTAATTGGGGCGAGaaatggcaaaagaaaaagaattgaggTGATGCACAGTcggcagctagtgctccagtatCCAGACCCACAGCTAAGCAGCGCATCCAGAATTTTCAGTCTAATCAGGGGCTAAGGATGGAGGGTATGCAGTCGCAGGAAAGTGTAGCCCAGACCTCTCGGTCCTATCCGCACTGTGGGAGATACGGGAGAAATCATTtagggagatgtcagtttggcgCTTTGGTATGTTATTCATGCGGCAAGCCAAGCCATATCCATAGAGATTGTCCGGCAGCAAAGAGTAATGTTGGAGGAGCCAAGTCGCAGGCGAATTCATCTGcaccaccacctcagaagggtGCTTCAGCCGCCAGAAATGGTCGAAACCAGTTGTATGCTTTGTCCAACCGCCATGAGGCAGAGGCCTTACCAGATAtagtcaccggtatgttacaaatcttttcttgtgatgtgtatgtattacttgatccctggtctaccttgtcttatgtgaccccatacatggctgttggttttgggtttgagcctgatgtgattgctgaacctttttCGGTTTCCACCCCGATGGGGAATtttgttgtggctaggagggtgtatagaaattgcgTTGTGTCTGTTTTCAGCCGGGATACTAAGGCAGATCTCATAGAACTTgctatggttgattttgatgccatcttagggatggactgaCTCAATTCGTATTATGTCACCTTGAATTGTAGGACCCAAAGAGTTAacttttcttttccaaatgaatcggtgatagaatgggagggacattctctagcacctagagggcatttcatatcttatctcagggcccGTAAACTTATTTTCAAAGAtttcttgtatcatcttattcgggttaaagattctagtgtcgaaagtcttcctcttcagtctGTCCCCGTAGTGAGtaaattcccagaagtctttctagatgatctcccaggaataccacctgatagggaaatttggtattgatttattgct
Proteins encoded in this window:
- the LOC107867538 gene encoding uncharacterized protein LOC107867538, with amino-acid sequence MSAYLYFAGTNWCVFNIPQAYLEHYRVPELPKLKKFVVSVLAWSDASVLGCTDATRAAPHLEEFEVKVFWMQPQRSKRECIKAVRCPHHHLKVLKLLGYYGRMSELELVRYFLENATALEKIIVDPWCQDLVTLTPSEIQEGEIARNFAKLQLESEVPPHIELVIL